From the genome of Marasmius oreades isolate 03SP1 chromosome 1, whole genome shotgun sequence:
TTGTTCAACAGCTCCGGCCCTTTCACGCTTATAAAATTAGCCCTAGATTCATTCGCCACCGCTTTTGCCAACAAGGTCTTTCCACAGCCCGGAGGTCCCCACAATAACACACCACAAGCAGCCTCGATGCCAACAGCGCTGAAGAGTTCCGGTCTCCTGATTGGTTGCACTATGGCCATATGTAACTCGCTTCTGATACCATGAAGCGCTCCGACATCTGACCACGTCACATCTGGAACCGTAGCAAACCCTTCTCGTTTCGAGGAAGGCTGGACTTGCTTTAAGGCGAGGGTAAAATCGGAATACGTGATATATAACGGTTTGAGTTGGTCTTCAGTGAGGGTGTTGGGATGTGCGTTGAGAAAGTTGGCTATTGAGCCTGGAggggaggggaaggaaagCGGAGCGGAGAAAACCAAGGATTTTGAGGGCGATGAAGACTGCACTGGCGGCTCATCGACTCGCATATTTATGTCACTTCCACCATCCACACAAGAGGGTGCCGCTTCTAGTGTGTTATCCGACAGCTGCTCAAAGATCCGCTTGACAGCAATGATACCAGCTGCGGCTGTTAACGCGGATAAATCTGCACCGACGTAGCCAGGCGTAGCTTTTGCGAGAGCTGCAAAGTTGAAGTTCCCCTCCAACCGTAGCTTTGAGCATAAAACGCGAAGAATTCTGACAAGGAACGAGTCAATGAGAAGTGCAATTTCGCGCGAAGCTTGCTTACTTTTCTCGGGCTTCATCATCGGGAACACCCATACTTATTTCGTGGTCGAACCGCCCAGCTCGCCGCAATGCAGCATCGAGGGCATCCGGTCTATTCGTCGCACCCATTACAATGACTGGTTTATTATCGGTCTTTTCTAATGATAAGTCTTAGGAGATACGTCAGCACAAAAGCAAAGGTTCGGCATCGAATGAACGTACCGTCCATGCACGTAAGGAATTGAGCAACTATTCGTCTCTCCATTTCCCTTTGAGCACTTTCGCGCTTTGGTGTGATAGCGTCTATCTCATCTATGAAAAAAAGACATGGCGCAACCCTCTGTAGTCGAGAAATCGTGATTATACACCAATAGAAAGGTCATCATGAACTCGTACCTTTGCTTCTTCAAACGCCTCTCTTAGAGTTTTCTCTGATTCACCCGACATTCCAGATACAATGGACGGAGCTGAGATGTTTATGAATGGTATCCCTAGTTCCTGCGGGCAACAATCAATCACTGAAGAAACAGGGGTGAAACATACTTACCCCGGCGATTGCATTCGCAAGGAGAGTTTTCCCGCAACCTGGAGGTCCATGTAGTAGTACGCCTCGCGGTGGTTGTACCCCAAGACGCAAGTAGATTTCTGGATGGCACAGAGGCATAGCTACAACTTCCAGAAGTTTTGAGATACATTCGTCCACTCCACCGAGATCTGAAAGTCGAGCCGAAGGTGGTGAGTAATCTTTCGAAGTCACAATCCCGGTGGAGGTTTTTTGTCTTTTGCTACTACTGgcttccttttcttcaacCGTTCTGcgactttttctttttccattTACTGCCTGTGTAGACGCTTGTCTTGATTCGATTGAAGGCGTCACAGGAGGATCTAGCGGTACCGTTGAGATTATAGCTGTTTCCTCTGTGACCACCAGTCCTGATGGTGTTAATGTGTTATTCGAGTTGGAAGCAGCAATaggttcttcattcttgggtgtcgatgtcgatgtcggcgCGGGCGTTACTGTCGGAGGAGGCGTAACATTCAAATTTACTCTTCCGCGCTTTGACCAGAGACCTTGCATCGACCTGTTCAACGCGTTTGAACCCTGTCTGATAATTCGTGAACTCAGAGAATTAAAACTCGAATAGAAGACGTACAGCGCCCTCCATCGCGAGGAGGTTATGGTATTGAGGAAAGAATCAATTGCTTGCACCGCGTTCCGGTGCTCCGGTACACTCTCACTCAAAAACCTCCACCAGGATCAGTATGTCCCCACTTCCCCAAATCAACATAACCTAAAACCATATTTCAGAAATTCCATGTCGTCGAGGATATTGAACAGGGCATCGAGCCAGATCCAAGGGTGTTTTAGAAGACAATCACCCGCATTTCGTGCAATTTCTACCCAACCCGAAACATCTTCTACTGTTTTCGACGCTCCCACAACCCACTTCAAAATAACTCTACGTAGATCTGCCATCTCCCTTGGAGACAAAATAAAAGGTACCCTTGAATCGCTTGGTATACACCGTCGGATGCAAACGGTGTACCACCGTCATTCGCCGGAGACCGCTGGAAAGATTCTTCGCGTTAAAGAGTTGGTGGAGGTTGAGAATGTTACGGAAGCATTAGTGAGGACCAAGCAGCAACAGACGTTGGAAAGACGGGCGAAGAGAGGATATAAAGTTGTCGGGTCGAGTTTGAGAGATAAAGTGTTTTGAGTGACTATCTGCAACGTAGAGTCTGTCCACTTTCTCTCTTCATGGCAGCAAACTAATCGGTCTGTATAGATAATTAGTTTCAATGACTTTAACTTCAATATCTGGATTCTGAGTCTGAACGTCCAACCCGTGAACGAGTTACCCGCTTGGTCAAAACTGTAGCCCCCTTAGGTGACATTCATGTCGATACTTGTATTCCTTGAATCTTGGAGAAAGCATCTAACGTGCAAAGGTGCAAAGGAGGTCAGTTCAAGAGGTAACCTACCTTGTGTGTGAATAGGAAGAGGAATTACTCCAAATCTCGTCTGTACCAGCTGTCAATGCTACGCTCAACATTCACGTTCACAGAACTAAACTTCAACGCGCTACCGCCATCCCGTGAATACTCTATGAACATGAATTCATGGAGACACGGTGGCCTATCTTTACAAAAAGCAACAAGACCAACTGCCAATCTCCACCCTTTCCTTCACTCGAACACGTATATCGTCATCGCGAAAGTAACTAGCCTCAAGAGTAATCCAAATCACCACGACCATCTACATTGCGTAACGTCGGAGGCGTCGATCTAATTTTCACTTTGCTTTGGTGAACACCCTTCACACCGCAATCAACTACATCCAATCTGACCACTCAGCTCATGATCCCTGCCTCTCCTCTCCAATCATAACCTGGTCTTGAAGTCTCTAGGGTTGGTAGAGAGTTCAGACCGGACAAAGGCCACAAATTCTTCATCCGGTAACCGCCTATACGATTTCCGTCCGACTAACAGACTGGAAAGAGACGCCCCATATCTCCAACGAGCGAATATTCTGGAGGACTTTGTTGAGTACCTGCAAAACCTATCCCAACTCTAGTGCCTTTTTGGGCGGCGGCCGGCTGGCACACTGGCCTAAGAGTTACGAGGGATAAAATATATGGGATGTTTTTAGCTTGGAGAACGAGCTCCTTCAGCGAACGCAAGTCCAGGGTACCCACACCTTGAACGTTGGTGACGGATGGCAGATGAATCGAATATGTCTGTATCTTCGGAGGCCTGTACGTGCAACCTTGACCATGCAAATTCAAGACGGCATACCTAAAAACGGCAACAATGGCTGATCAGAGCAGAAGCACAGGCCTCCAGAAAACAGCATCCTGCAGCCATTTAATCTGATGTGATAGGAGTGACTGGATGAGAAAGCCAGCATCCTAATCATGGCTAATCTTTCAAATAGATGTCTGAGTCACAATCCCACAGAATATGGTGCGTTGCCATTTTTCGAGATATTTCTGTTGCATGGGTAGAAAGTGTATGACAGGAATGCGGTGGAATAAGATACACTAATCGAAAAGACCGAAACCCTAGAAAAGGACAGAAGAGTCAGTTCAATGTACGGATTCCCACTAAAAACAAGTACCATATCATCATCTgactcctccttctcctcctccttctcttcttctttcggTGCTTCTGCGGCACCGCCAGCAGCAGCAGTTGCTCCCCCGGCAGCGGCAGCGGGTGCTCCACCACCAGATCCAACGTTAGAAAGCAGCTCTCTCACATCTTTTCCTACAAGTGCCTTAGCAAGTAGGTTCGCCCATATAGGCTCGAGTTCGACACCGGCAGCACCGGTAAGCAAGAGGATTTTGTCCGACTAAATGTTGAtaaggatgatgatgatcggGTATTCTTGAACTTCATCAACAAACGCACCGTAATTTCGACCCCGTCATCAGCAAGGATAAGTGCAGCGTACGAGGCGGCGTGGTCGACGGAAGCCTATAAAGATCCAGTTCGTCAGTTCCAAAGTCATCCAAATGCTTCCTGGCTCATCCAACGGAAATCATGACTTTCCACTGCACAATCACCCCGATACACATAATAAGGCATTGAAGAACGTGTCTCGTACCATTTCTAGTTGTTTGGTAGGCTTGAGAACAGGGATTATCGAGGGGGATGTAACTGGTAGTAGGTCCACTAAGAAATCTTTCAGCCCAGACGGCAATGGACAAATAATAGCAAAGTATCAGCATAGCCATATAAGCGCCGAACTTTAGCGCTGGGCTAGCCAGTACAAGATTTTTCCATTACATTCAGTGAAATTCCAGTAACATCAGTTATGACAATATATGACTACCCCTGCACCGATCCAAAACCGCTTTGACAATTTGCCCTCGCAATGGGCGCACTTCCACTACGCATGTAACAAATCTTCGCAGCAACGCAATCGTCCGTCGTACAATTAGGAGTGCGCGCGCTGCTTTTGCCTTGGAATGTCGTGAATGTCTTTGTGGatcaaagagaaggaaattATCGAAAGTTTAGAAAGGCGCAAGGGACAGAATCGTTTGAGGAAATACCTGAACAAGCGTGTGATTCGCTTCCATCGCTTGAAGTTACGAAGAAAAAGGACAAAAGTGTAAGTCCCAGACAGTCAGAAAGTGGTGAGTAGAGGACTTACCTTCGGTGACTAGATGCCACCATGTGGCATTCAAGGGGTCATTGGGACCCCAATCCGATATCGTCTTGCCATACGCTTCGCGAGTACTGTACTCATACCTAGCGAGGGTGCGTTGATCATGAGATCATAAGGAACAAGAAAATAGCGTGCCAACGTACGTATAGACAGGTCCTCTCTCAATCTGAGAGTCCAGTTCAGGGTATTCGCTCACATCGCTTGACCACCTAGCAATAACCGAAACTATGAGATATGAACAACGCACGGTCGGAGAACAGCTTACGTGTACGCATCGAGGACGTCGAACGTCTTTCACAATGGAGTCATTAGCTCGCTTTCAGTTCCATTATAATCACATTGTCCTTACCTCGGAGTCAACTTCGTAAACCCTCTACAAGAACGGCTTATCAGCACAAAATACGGATTCGCGCATTGGCGACTCACGAAACCACTGTTCAAGCCAGTAATGGGCGTCAATGAAGGTCCAACCCAAGCAACAGCATTAGCTGTGTTGGCATTCATTGCGGTCCCATTGTTGGCATAGAATATCTACATAGGTGTGAGCGTGAGAGGTCGTACGGAGAATCAAGCGTACCGAAAGTTGATCTTCATGAGTGTGCCCCCAAAAAATAGCTAGTAGCAGAAATCTTTGGTCAAACAAAAAATTACGTTGCAAACAAGACCACCCACCGGAAATGACATGCGGAGAGAACCTGTCAACACTGTGCACCACAAAATCCGTATCAGCCAGTGAAGGGCCAGTAACATCTACGTACATCTGATAAAATAGATTGGTTGGGTTCGTCAAAGGATTCGAGCCATCCCATCCACTCAAAACGTGTCCGATTATCCAGACTACCAAAAATTTGATTGAACAACCTTGACAGGCAGAAACAGGTCAAGATAGATACCTCGATCCCCCGAATCCTCCGCATCCTGTAATTCATCCGTGAGGAACCTCAGCATCCCAGAGACATCCGGATCTGTCATGTTGATATAGTTGAAGAAATTCGCTCTGCAACCCTTGTCAATTGAGACGGACATGATATCGAGTCGGTGGTTCTTACCGATACCCTAGTTATGGGGTACGAAAAAGATAAATAAACGTCGACCAACAATTAAACCAGGCCAGAGACTCACAAAGGTTAGTATTAAGCGCAATAACTCGCAACTTATCGGACCTCTTGACCATGTACGAAGCATAGTGGGCTCGGGCTAGCTGTACCGCAGCTTCCGGTAACCATTCCTCGTGTTCCCAGAGTGAGGCAACATGATCGTAGTTCCTACAGTCATTCAGAAAACATGAGTATCAATGGATTAATTGCGAAAACTCTTCCTTACCAACTGAACTGATCAGCCAATGGTTTTCCTAGTGAATGAGGGGAGTCCTGGGCTCTGTCAAGGTCATACGTAATAAAAAGAAGCCGGCTATCGAGAAGAAGAATGACTGACTGATTATAACTATCATGATTCCCAAGAGCTGCATATACCGGTCCTGAGCCGAGCATTCTCTTGAATAGATCATATACCAGAGTCTATAAGAACGAGGTGCGGGAGCACAAAAACACATGCAATTATTTCGGACCGTAGATAAATGAAGTCGATAGAAAGGAAGAGTGAGTGACATGCGTACccagagagaagaagggtaAGTTTACACACCTCTGTGTATGTCACATAATCTCTATTCTCATGGTTAAAACGGCTCATTGTTAGAAGACTGCCGCCCGGATGATGACATGCGAATGAAAAGGGGACTGCTTACCTCGACAGCTGATTGTCTGAATCATGAGATACCAAATCTCCTGTATAAATCGTCCACGCGAAACCACCGTCTTTGGTTCCCGTCAAAGGCGGGATAGCTTCCATCGCCGCCATGGCGAGAGAGAACGGTGTGTCACTATGTTGCGGTCAGGACAGGACTCGATATATAATAACAAACTCTTGTAATCGTTACCAGTGAAAAGCACCGAATCGTGGAGCCGGGAACAAGATCTGATGAGGACTAACCACATTCTCCCGACAACACGGACCTGATGTGCAGTTCGCCTCAGACCCAGTTGCGTATCCTGTCAATAAGGTATACTTATTAGCAGTCGTGCGGTGAACTTTGCGAACGTTATATTCACTGGGATCGATATGTAAGTCTGAAAGATGAAGAACCTTCAGCCTCTTTCCAGTAGGTTTCTTCGGAGGCGGAAGCGGGCTTGGCTTTGGCTTCTTGAACCAACTAGTCAGGTTAAGCGGAGAAGCTGGTGGGAGTGGACAGAGGTTGAAGAAATTTTGACAAAGCATCTAGTAATTGACGCATCAAGCAACCAAGTTATGCGACTCGGACACTTTTCTTGTTCTAAACAGAACTCACCTGCCCGTCCAGCCCAGAAGCGTCCGCATTTGCAACGACTTGAGTGATCACGGACCCGATACCAAGCCTCCCAAAAGTCGATTCGCACGTATTCGAAAGTTTGAAGTACTCGCAAAGCTCAACAGCAAGTTTCGGACCCTCAGCTGGGGCAGCTAACGCCAGGAACTTGGCTATCCCCAGCCCCGCTTGACATTTAGCACAAGGGGAACCGAAAGTCGGATTTGCTGCAATTGATTTGATTTGGGCTACGGCTTGTGCAAATAGATGAGAGGCAGGTGCTTTAGGAGGTAGAGGATGAGGATCGACAGTGTTGTTGACTGGAATGGAGTCGGGATTAGTGAGCGAGAGAGGGTATGTCTTGTGCTAGAGTTTCCCTAGTAAATCAGAACTTCAGgcgaaggaagaaaaggaaaatccTCACCGTAATCGGGTCTGAGATAACCGGTTGAACTTGTGCATCTGTAGCTGTCGGATTGTTGTAGTACTTGGCATATACCGACGTTGGAAACGCCCCAGGAACGGTGAATGTTGAAGGCTGAATCTTTACATCCGGATTGTCTTGAACAGCAGATGCACTGGTGGACTGCGCTACCACGGTCGCACCGAGCCCCGCAAGCACTACCGCCAGTACGGCCAAGCGCTTCATGAATTTCATAGCAACGTTGGGAGTAAGGCCACGATAAAACTCCCTCGCCTGTCGCATATTTGTATAAATAACGCTCGCGAGGAACGTCATTTAAACTCGCCGGCCCTTAACAAACGTGCGACCGGGAAACTAGATGTCAATGACGATAAGGTCCAGTAAAATGTTTTAACCTTTGAGCATTACATGGGAGGTAGTGAAGAGTAATCGGCGACGCAGATCTGCACGAATTGTGATTGGCTGACTACGCTCGTCGGAGTAGAAGTAACTTGGATGAACAAAAGGTAAATTGGGCGCATTCAAAAGAAGGCTGTATGTACGAGCACCTGCACAACGAACGTTTGTACACGGCGAAATGGATGAGCACCGTGTACGTCGAGTTATCATACGCGCAGTTTTCCGGTGAGGACGACTCCCGAGGTGGAAGCACTCCCAGATAGAATTCCACTGAGGGACATAATATAACTTCTAGAAGCATAGACTCTAAATACGAGAACGTAAAGTACAAGTACTATtcgaattgaacttggatcaAACTGCATCGATTTCATATAGTGATACCAAATATATCGGGTGTGAAATTCTGAAAGCTGTTGTACAACGATGCGATTGATCGTAGTGATGATGGGTGTAATGGAGTAAAGCGACAACAATGAAAGCGTGGTATAGAGATAGCATTGCAAGAGAAAAGTCACTGCCAACACTGATGATCCCGATGCCGGTGAATAGCGGCGGATGTGAAAGCTGTGATGTCGTTTGAAGGTGGTAGCCGAACACTCTTGAAGGGGTATATCGCGATGAAGAGTTAGGCCTGCAGGAAAGTTCCAGAGGTGAGGCAAGAGGTCAATACAGCTGCGGGGGGGCGGACCGACCAGAATGACGGGAAGGATACGTAGTGCGAGTAAAATCGGCGACTACTGCGCAACTGGCGAGTCCTTCATTCTGCCGCCTTCGACTGGCCCTCGACACGACCCGGTACCGTTCTTCCCCCCCGAAGAACGCTGCAACGTCGTCTGTGCCCCAACCTTGGTCCTCCTCGCCCTAGCCTTCTCTTCCGCCAGTCTTCTTGACTCTGTCCATAACTGAAGAGTGTATTCATGGATCGACCGAGAGTAATTTGAGATGGCCGATTCGACAGAGTCAGTGTTGGTAGAATCGTTCATATTGCGTGGGGGAAGACAGGCGACAGACATCGACTTGAATGAGGGGAATAAAAGGAGGCCGTAAAGTGAAACGAATAAGAGCAACAAGGAGAACAATCGAAATGGAGAGTCAATATATGAGCGGGGGTAAAGTAGAAACGGATCGGAGGGATTAAAAAATTTTGGGAATAAATAAACGAACAAGGAGCTTTATAGTCTTTTTTTGATGTTTACGCCGGATCATATGGACGAGTGGTGTAATAATGACTCCACCCGTAAGCGAGTCTCCACCTCCATTGTCCTTCCTAGTCATTTTCCCATGTCCCGAACCCGCAAGTTCTAGTATTGTGAACAGTGAAGAAGAACCATTCGAGAGTTGATTGTTGATTACCACGAAATAACCGGATATGTGGCACAAACGGCCAGACTGCCAGGGTCGCTGTGGGCCCACTGCACAGCGACCGCCAAAAGTAACCAGGGGGAATATTCACACTCCACTATGCACGGGATAAACAAATTCACAGTGTCCATTTCATTTCAATACAAGGCTCTCATGATCGAGTGGTCTCTGGACTTCGACGATAACGTTCTATGAAAAAACTGGCGAGGGCGTCCCTCCCGGGCCAATATCCAGAGTAACCTTCAGATCATGGTACTTCTGCAAATCCAACGCCTCTGAACGGCCAACTCCAGGCGTGTCGTTAGGCAGCCAGATTATCGGCGGTGGAGCAATCAACTCAGGAGCGTACAGAATTCCGGCCATCTCTTCTGCATGGTCGGCAAAAGGTAATGCTGGCAGGTGCGGTGGAGCATCAGGGTGTGTTTGTGCTGCTCGCTCCGTTCGTAACAAGTCATCCAAAGATTCCGTATCTTATAATTCAATTGGCGCGTTAGCAACATGCAATATGACGAAAAGTGATGAAACATACTCAGCGGTATCGGTCCTCTTGTACGTGAAGTAGATGGCATAACAGCCAAAGTCAAACT
Proteins encoded in this window:
- a CDS encoding uncharacterized protein (BUSCO:EOG09261YV6) encodes the protein MEGAGSNALNRSMQGLWSKRGRVNLNVTPPPTVTPAPTSTSTPKNEEPIAASNSNNTLTPSGLVVTEETAIISTVPLDPPVTPSIESRQASTQAVNGKRKSRRTVEEKEASSSKRQKTSTGIVTSKDYSPPSARLSDLGGVDECISKLLEVVAMPLCHPEIYLRLGVQPPRGVLLHGPPGCGKTLLANAIAGELGIPFINISAPSIVSGMSGESEKTLREAFEEAKRVAPCLFFIDEIDAITPKRESAQREMERRIVAQFLTCMDDLSLEKTDNKPVIVMGATNRPDALDAALRRAGRFDHEISMGVPDDEAREKILRVLCSKLRLEGNFNFAALAKATPGYVGADLSALTAAAGIIAVKRIFEQLSDNTLEAAPSCVDGGSDINMRVDEPPVQSSSPSKSLVFSAPLSFPSPPGSIANFLNAHPNTLTEDQLKPLYITYSDFTLALKQVQPSSKREGFATVPDVTWSDVGALHGIRSELHMAIVQPIRRPELFSAVGIEAACGVLLWGPPGCGKTLLAKAVANESRANFISVKGPELLNKYVGESERAIRQVFTRARASSPCVVFFDELDALVPRRDDSLSESSARVVNTLLTELDGLDARKSVYVIAATNRPDMIDPAMVRPGRLDKLLYVDLPSAEERGEIVRTMTRKVPLGVNEGERKEEEARKNVESFVRERCDGYTGADLAALVREAGVTALKRTLGMFEKMEEDNMAADGSPVQRPTVVVLPQDFMLALDKVTPSVGSVQRKKYEALRSKLSGLPVRIGKEEDRKVDEKATL
- a CDS encoding uncharacterized protein (BUSCO:EOG09261YV6) encodes the protein MQGLWSKRGRVNLNVTPPPTVTPAPTSTSTPKNEEPIAASNSNNTLTPSGLVVTEETAIISTVPLDPPVTPSIESRQASTQAVNGKRKSRRTVEEKEASSSKRQKTSTGIVTSKDYSPPSARLSDLGGVDECISKLLEVVAMPLCHPEIYLRLGVQPPRGVLLHGPPGCGKTLLANAIAGELGIPFINISAPSIVSGMSGESEKTLREAFEEAKRVAPCLFFIDEIDAITPKRESAQREMERRIVAQFLTCMDDLSLEKTDNKPVIVMGATNRPDALDAALRRAGRFDHEISMGVPDDEAREKILRVLCSKLRLEGNFNFAALAKATPGYVGADLSALTAAAGIIAVKRIFEQLSDNTLEAAPSCVDGGSDINMRVDEPPVQSSSPSKSLVFSAPLSFPSPPGSIANFLNAHPNTLTEDQLKPLYITYSDFTLALKQVQPSSKREGFATVPDVTWSDVGALHGIRSELHMAIVQPIRRPELFSAVGIEAACGVLLWGPPGCGKTLLAKAVANESRANFISVKGPELLNKYVGESERAIRQVFTRARASSPCVVFFDELDALVPRRDDSLSESSARVVNTLLTELDGLDARKSVYVIAATNRPDMIDPAMVRPGRLDKLLYVDLPSAEERGEIVRTMTRKVPLGVNEGERKEEEARKNVESFVRERCDGYTGADLAALVREAGVTALKRTLGMFEKMEEDNMAADGSPVQRPTVVVLPQDFMLALDKVTPSVGSVQRKKYEALRSKLSGLPVRIGKEEDRKVDEKATL